In uncultured Methanobacterium sp., a genomic segment contains:
- a CDS encoding helix-turn-helix domain-containing protein — translation MKIKWRNENLRIELKMNILDYVNSNENISISNLADYTNQEYLLVAAVVDELVEDGLIPSRRPSKSFVNNVTW, via the coding sequence TTGAAAATTAAGTGGAGAAACGAAAATTTGAGAATTGAATTGAAGATGAACATTTTGGATTATGTTAATTCCAATGAAAACATTTCCATAAGTAATTTAGCTGATTATACTAACCAGGAATATCTGCTGGTAGCTGCAGTGGTTGATGAATTAGTTGAAGATGGATTAATCCCCTCTAGACGTCCATCTAAAAGTTTTGTTAACAACGTTACATGGTAA
- a CDS encoding fumarate hydratase codes for MIYQSQVEELICRLYQEAAIKLPLDVKKALKDAYDLEEDETALLNLEAILENINIAEEKNLPLCQDTGLPIIFVKLGNVQVENLKEGIINGVKKATQEVPLRPNVVDPLTRKNSGNNIGRFIPQIDIELVDTDQLEITIFPKGFGSENNNALKMALPGEGEEGIKQFVLETVLSAGGKPCPPTVVGVGIGGSSDMALKLAKKALLRKVGEHHPEERMANMEKEMLEMVNATGIGPMGLGGRTTALDVKIEYADTHTAGLPIGVCIQCWAARRATGILKGK; via the coding sequence ATGATATATCAATCCCAGGTTGAAGAGCTTATATGCCGTTTGTATCAGGAAGCAGCTATAAAACTTCCACTGGATGTTAAAAAAGCTCTTAAAGATGCATATGATCTTGAAGAAGATGAAACTGCCCTTTTAAACCTGGAAGCCATACTGGAAAACATAAATATCGCCGAAGAAAAGAACTTACCCCTCTGCCAGGACACTGGTTTACCCATTATCTTTGTAAAATTGGGAAATGTTCAGGTGGAAAACCTGAAAGAGGGAATCATCAACGGTGTGAAAAAGGCCACCCAAGAGGTTCCTCTTCGCCCCAACGTGGTAGATCCCCTCACCCGGAAAAACAGTGGCAATAATATTGGTCGTTTCATTCCACAAATTGACATAGAACTGGTGGACACTGACCAGCTGGAGATTACTATTTTCCCCAAGGGTTTTGGTTCAGAGAACAACAACGCACTTAAAATGGCCCTTCCTGGTGAAGGTGAAGAAGGTATAAAACAGTTCGTTCTGGAAACAGTACTCTCAGCCGGTGGTAAACCCTGTCCTCCTACTGTGGTGGGAGTTGGAATTGGTGGATCATCAGATATGGCTCTGAAGCTGGCTAAAAAGGCGCTTCTGCGGAAAGTTGGAGAGCACCATCCTGAAGAGAGAATGGCCAACATGGAGAAGGAAATGCTGGAAATGGTTAATGCAACCGGCATTGGTCCCATGGGTTTAGGTGGAAGAACCACTGCCCTGGATGTTAAAATAGAATATGCAGATACCCATACTGCTGGCCTCCCCATCGGTGTTTGCATACAGTGCTGGGCTGCCAGAAGGGCAACTGGAATCCTAAAAGGAAAATAA
- a CDS encoding 4Fe-4S dicluster domain-containing protein: protein MEKIIIQPDLCDGCHDCQEACARLHGASGILVREVEGSFYPIICQQCEGAPCQLICPTEAMTKDGIEEAKCIGCGLCMMVCPFGAVEIHERKAHKCDQCPDLGTPACVKACSKRAIAKVDTQKLQEEKQRQHIQKITGAGKGNRKSADLINVMTARTRARKAAEKEA from the coding sequence TTGGAAAAGATAATTATCCAGCCGGATCTCTGTGATGGATGTCACGATTGCCAGGAGGCATGTGCACGTCTTCACGGTGCTTCAGGGATACTGGTGAGGGAAGTTGAGGGATCTTTCTACCCTATCATCTGTCAACAGTGCGAGGGTGCACCCTGTCAGTTGATATGCCCTACTGAAGCCATGACTAAAGATGGAATTGAAGAAGCAAAGTGTATTGGCTGCGGTTTGTGCATGATGGTTTGTCCATTTGGTGCAGTGGAAATACACGAGAGAAAAGCCCATAAATGTGACCAGTGCCCTGATCTAGGCACACCCGCATGTGTGAAAGCCTGTTCCAAACGGGCCATAGCCAAGGTGGACACCCAAAAACTGCAGGAAGAAAAACAGCGTCAGCACATTCAGAAGATCACCGGTGCTGGTAAAGGCAATCGTAAAAGCGCTGATCTAATTAACGTGATGACTGCACGTACCAGAGCCAGGAAAGCCGCGGAAAAGGAGGCCTAA
- a CDS encoding 4Fe-4S binding protein, producing MKELVSRPELCDECGKCERICPKNAIRVINGVPVFCLHCAEDRAPCMTVCPEDAIEKIDGAVIIHEEDCIGCGLCRDACPIGAINLDEYGIATKCNLCAGRDKQLCVSVCPKEALKMSSEDMLTDKREHIAKELEKVKMIMKY from the coding sequence ATGAAGGAACTTGTTTCCAGGCCAGAACTCTGTGATGAGTGTGGGAAATGTGAACGCATATGCCCTAAAAATGCTATAAGAGTGATAAATGGAGTGCCAGTTTTCTGCCTGCACTGTGCTGAAGACCGGGCCCCCTGCATGACAGTTTGCCCGGAAGATGCCATTGAAAAAATCGATGGCGCGGTGATAATCCATGAAGAAGATTGTATAGGCTGTGGACTGTGCAGGGATGCCTGTCCAATAGGAGCCATCAATCTGGATGAATACGGAATAGCCACCAAGTGCAACCTGTGTGCTGGAAGGGATAAACAACTCTGTGTTTCTGTATGTCCCAAAGAAGCTCTTAAAATGAGTTCAGAAGACATGCTCACTGATAAAAGGGAACATATTGCCAAAGAATTGGAAAAAGTTAAGATGATCATGAAATACTGA